The DNA region CTGAAGGGtctctctcctgtatgagttctcatgtgCGTCTTCAAATCTGCTTTGTAGCCAAATTTTTTGTTGCACACACTACAGCTGAAGGGTTTCTCCCCTGTATGAGTCAACATATGCATCTTCAGATCTGCCTTGTAACAAAATCTTTTgtcacactcagagcagctgaaaggtttctctcctgtgtggactTTCATGTGTATACTTAGACGTCCTCTTCCAATAAATTCTTTACTacacactgagcagctgaatggtttttctcctgtgtggattctcaTGTGTTCTTTTAAATATCCATTCCTGGTAAAAGACTTGTAACAGACTAAACAGCtgaaagatttttcttttgtatgaGAGCTCATGTGTTCCTTCAGATTTCCTTTGGAGTTAAATCTTTTCCCACACCCAGAGCAGCTAAAtggtttttctcctgtatgagttctcatgtgtcCCATCAGAGCTCCCTTGGTGCTAAATTGTttcccacactcagagcagcaaAACTGTTTCTCTCCAGTATGAGATCTTGTGTGCATCTTCAGACATATCTTGCTAACAAATTTTTTCCCACACtctgagcagctgaatggtttctctcctgtgtggattgTCATGTGTACCTGTAAACCTTCACTATTTCTAAATGACTTCTTACAAACTAAGCAGCTGAAAGGTTTGTCTCCAGTGTGACTTCTCTCGTGTCTTTTTAGGATCATCTTGCTGAcaaatcttttcccacactcCGGGCAGCTGAAGGGTTTCTCCCTGACAGGa from Plectropomus leopardus isolate mb unplaced genomic scaffold, YSFRI_Pleo_2.0 unplaced_scaffold17611, whole genome shotgun sequence includes:
- the LOC121964883 gene encoding gastrula zinc finger protein XlCGF8.2DB-like: PARNSQTDTHLQPVSEDDTGDSSEPETDDSDDWKETREPQSGLKNDQVPVREKPFSCPECGKRFVSKMILKRHERSHTGDKPFSCLVCKKSFRNSEGLQVHMTIHTGEKPFSCSECGKKFVSKICLKMHTRSHTGEKQFCCSECGKQFSTKGALMGHMRTHTGEKPFSCSGCGKRFNSKGNLKEHMSSHTKEKSFSCLVCYKSFTRNGYLKEHMRIHTGEKPFSCSVCSKEFIGRGRLSIHMKVHTGEKPFSCSECDKRFCYKADLKMHMLTHTGEKPFSCSVCNKKFGYKADLKTHMRTHTGERPFSCSVCAKSFTYRGSLKLHMRTHTGEKPFSCSECDK